In Quercus robur chromosome 11, dhQueRobu3.1, whole genome shotgun sequence, the sequence ACTTtgaaaacaaggaaaaagaaaataaaaagcaaccATATATTTTGGTACGTTCTGGGttactttctttatttttcttctttttttttttttgatgaacagttatgtggggccagagaattcacggcccaggcccactctacattagggatcgaggcctaagccgaggagagccatttgccgaggacgacctcatgctcagcacctcacaaaatgcctgaagaaaggggcaaaTTCAGTGTGGGGGCAGGacaagggaaaaagctgccaacatcataatacaaaacactgtatctgacaagcccatactcaaaaccatgccctttaactttcccaacgacccctAACCACTCTAGgcatgggttgacaggacaggtctgcaccccagaaagtagaacttacacgtggacactaaaaGGAGAAacgaacactagtataaaaggggaTCCTCACCCCCCTGCaagaggggggagggagggAGGATAGAAGGCTCCTCGGACGCTGTCCGAGGACAtaagtcctacaacccgtactaatagagggcttagctagtcaagccaagtccaTCCAAACATAAGCTCCCATAGAAGCTACGACTAAACCGCTCACTTGTGCCCAAGGTcaggcctttcaagcccactctctataaatcatattgttagggccctttacatacgagcccaacgtcatacCTGGGCCGTCAAAATCGTGTCTTTACAATTGGCGttgtctgtgggaaggcttgcgcgttggcgcaggtggcggtggagttAAGTCTCTATCAAGCAGAGGTCCGTGAGGTTTCCTCTTTTTCCagcgacatgcagttgttgctccgacaaaacttccgctaggggctacgcctcgcagtgccgatggcacgggcagctctaggggcttccaacctcaagctaactctccccaccttggtcgaggggctaaccttcgaaaaataaataaataaatacaaagaaaaactacaagttttggacagaaccaaggccttgtatggtccttggactcaagcctctgggaaaaccaactacttagaagaaaactacaagttttggaccaaggccttgtatggtccttggactcaagcctctacggaaaccaactacttagaagaaaaactacaagttttggacagaaccaaggccttgtatggtcctcggactcaagcctctagggaaaccaactacttagaagaaaactacaagttttggacagaaccaaggccttgtacggtcctcggactcaagcctctggggaaaccaactacttagaagaaaactacaagttttggacagaaccaaggccttgtacggtcctcgaactcaagcctctggggaaaccaactacttagaagaaaaactacaagttttgggcagaaccaaggccttgtatagttctcggactcaagcctctggggaaaccaactacttagaagaaaaactacaagttttgggcagaaccaaggccttgtatggtcctcggactcaagcctctggggaaaccaactacttagaagaaaactacatgttttggacagaaccaaggccttgtatggtcctcagactcaagcctctggggaaacgaactacttagaagaaaactaccagttttggacagaaccaaggccttgtacggtcctcggactcaagcctctggggaaaccaactacttagaagaaaaactacaagttttggacaaaaccaaggccttgtatggtcctcggactcaagcttctggggaaaccaactatctAGAAGAGACAATACGGGGTTTGGACACAACCTGGACGTTATATGGTCCTTAGAGTCTACCCCGGGGAAGAGTTCCCCATTGATAATTGGGCTAATCCCTAAACTGCATGGACTCCCCAGTCTACCCTCAGATCCTCAATACCAAggggattgatgcaatataggGCCATATGTTGTCAAATACACAGTCAAAGTCCCTCACTGCTCGTCTACcctctcggatgaattatttagagtttatcgctCTCGGACGGTCGCCTCGCATGCATTACGAAGCACTCggccgttatctcggttagtttcagGAGTTTAATCTACtgggaattatcattattatactTGATAATGTCAATAAGTTCAAACTAGTAGGATtttgtttcaagatttttcctgctctaagcatcattaaaagaaaatacacaTGTAATATTCATACACAAAGTAGTTGTTGCAGAAAGAAAAGTATTTGAGAGTAAGCAAATTCATttcttattaagacaaagaaacagtacagcgtacaatgaaagagcttaaataagctcataccgaaactaactacataagcgaaaagaaaagatacaagggaatgaagaaaaagccgaagaagaggtgcagagaaGAGACGAGCTGCCGCTCCAAAATGTTGTCTAAGGAagccattcctcaatacttttacatgcctataactcaggcagcaaaagagccCAACTTGGGgcttgcaccgttgaagaaaaggtgcagagagcccAACTTCGGGCTAACGccgctgaagaaaaggtgcagggagccggaagttgatgagcctccacaTAATCTCGCCTGCGGTagagcagacggcgctgatggcggaaaaccttaCTCCTAACGTACCCAGAATCTggtgcgaccagtacctgcttcggattttgactgaaagagagagaaataccaTTTCCCCTTTGTCAAGATGGAAGATTATCTTGAATCTATGCCTCCCCTGTCCAGACCACGCCACCTTGAGCCTCGGAAGGACCCGGCGCCTTTGCGGCGGATATAGTTCCTTTACCCCTACCCATGTCTTAAACATATTGCACAAAGGGTGGGTAGCACTGAATATGAAAACTGTGATTATAGCTGAAGGATTATGGTTTTAAAGAGAGCCGAAGGGTTTGTATGTAAGGAGAATAACCtcctatcctacttatataaagggtaaggtggtggcattcAATTCGTGCAGCTTTCCAAGGAATGCTACGGACAAGGCAGATATGGCACAATGTCCAACACCATTCGCAACCGTAGGATCTGAAGATCCTCGTGAAGGTGCGCCTTGAGTATTGAAGCGTCAAAGGACTTCGCGTGATTGGATAAAGGAATGCTTCTTAATTTGGCACGTCTCTCATGTAAATGGAAAAACCCAAATATCAGTAGAGTACAGAATTTGGGCGAGCTATGATGTAGGCCccacattaccaaaaccctcctccccaactaaaaagtcgggcagcaggattttgaggggctattgtggggccagagaattcacggcccaggcccactctacattagggaccgaggcccaagccgaggagagccatttgccgaggacgacctcatgctcagcacctcacaaaatgcctgaagaaaggggcaaaTTCAGTGTGGGGGCAGGacaagggaaaaagctgccaacatcataatacaaaacactgtatctgacaagcccatactcaaaaccatgccctttaactttcccaacgacccctAACCACTCTAGgcatgggttgacaggacaggtctgcaccccagaaagtagaacttacacgtggacactaaaaGGAGAAacgaacactagtataaaaggggaTCCCCACCCCCCTGCaagaggggggagggagggAGGATAGAAGGCTCCTCGGACGCTGTCTGAGGACAtaagtcctacaacccgtactaatggagggcttagctagtcaagccaagtccgTCCAAACATAAGCTCCCATAGAAGCTACGACGAAACCGCTCACATGTGCCCAAGGTcaggcctttcaagcccactctttataaatcatattgttagggccctttacatacgagcccaacatcataCCTGGGCTGTCAAAATCATGTCCTTACAAGTTACTTTCtgggttacttttttttttttttttttaactccctcctttcttttttatgtatCACAAATTTCCATTCCTTCTtcgtattttttttctttttaagaatttttttttttttaccatcattgtatatgtttttggcattaaatttttttatttaggtatgtagCAAGCTTGAGttctaactttttttctttttctttttttcaaaagtacCCAACTTtgaaaacaaggaaaaagaaaataaaaaacaaccatATATTTTGGTACGTTCTGggttactttctttttttcttttttcttttttttgtttaactctctcctttcttttttatgtttcacaaatttccattccttcttcgtattttttttctttttaagattttttttttttaccatcattgtatatgtttttggcattaaatttttttatttaggtatgtagCAAGCttgagttctacttttttttctttttcttttttttttttttttttttttatgtatcacattaactccttttttttttttttttttagatctccattagttatttatttaaatatttatcactaattttttcctcaaaataaaaattaggtgTTGACAACACATTTCATGGTACTGCACATGTAATAAATTGTATACAAGGCAGATACAATTATGCAAAGGATTTTAAAGAAGGTATAGAGACCATTAGGTACCAACTACCACAACCAAgacatgttgcttttgtaatgCCTGTTTGTTCCATCGAGAGACATTCTCGATGTGTTGCAAGGATGGAAAAATATCCTTACCCAACATACCAATTTGTTCTGAATTTAGGGAGCTCATTTGTGAGCAAACACCACGGGGCAGACATTTCAGGCAATATATACGGTTTTGCAACAACTTGTTTGCATTTACCTCAATGGGTGTGCATGTGGATGAAAGCATGGCCTTGAATAGTCGAGAAATATATACATTTCGTGCCCAAGGTGCCATCTATCATAGAATTGGTGGTCTTTTACCACACACACCTCTAACTGTGCAGCATCTACAATTGTATATCTACGACACCGATCTTGAAATACAACGCAGAATGTCTCAATTTGTAGAAGCTCACGAAGATATTATGTGACTTATTCAAAGGATCTTAGACATGAATAACCCATTTGTGGTGAAATTTTGTCAACTATCTCGAAGTCCAAATTTACATCAATGTAAACTCCTCATTAAAGAACAACATCTAAACCAACCTCAATATTGCCTTCCCAGTGCTTCCCAAGTGGCAACTATTATTGTAGGAGGAGAAGAAACTGGTCATTTAAGTGGCAGAGAAATTTTGGTTCAAACGTTTGGTGGTAATTTAATCAATGTTCAAGATACAGCAGGATATTATGATCCATTGCAATACCCAATACTTTTCCCATTTGGAACATATGGTTGGAATATCAACACACGCGATGCTAATAGAAATAAAGTGTCATGTCATGATTATTATGTATACATCTTTCAGGTAacagttttattattttcaaatttttttacttcaaaatgCCACCTACACTATAAAATGACTGAACTTACATCTATTTTTACTAATGTCCAAGGTTCGCGACGATGCTCTATCAATGATTTGGTATGGAAGACGCCTTTCATAACAATACGTTGTTGATAattatatgaaaattgaaaCACACAAGCTTAGGTGGTTTGAGCACAATCAAAATTCTATTAGGGCAGATCTATACCAAGGCCTACAAGATGCTTTCCATGAAGGAAAAAGTGATACTAGTAATGTAAACTTTACACTTGAAATTTACATTACTTTATTTATGGCAAATTGATATCAATATTTATTAATGatctaaaattttcatcttataTTTAGAAAATGTTGGACATAGAACCATTCTACCTTCATCATTTATGGGAAGCCTGCGCGATAATCCAACGATTTCAAGATGCAATGTCATTGGTTCAAAAGTTTGGGAAACCAGATTTATTCATCACAATGACATGTAATCCAAGATGGGAAGAAATCCAAAATGAGCTTTTACCCACACAAACCGCACAAGATCGTCCAGACTTGCTTGCCAGagtttttaaatcaaaatttgaagaattgaAAGATGATATTGTGGTTAAGGGGGTTCTCGGAAGAGTTATTGTCTATGTGCAGGTCTTTGAATTCCAAAAAAGGGGTTTACCACATGCACACATGCTTATAATTCTCAATGAAGATGATAAATTGCATAATCCAGAGGATTACGATCGAGTTGTTAAAGTTGAAATACTGTGTAAGGAGGAACAACCTCAGTTACATAAAGCTGCACTGAAGCATATGATACATGGTCTTTGCGGAGTACAAAATCTAAGATCACCATGCATGAAAAATGGGCGATGTAAAAAATGATACCCAAAGCCTTTCTCACTAGAAACCTACCAAGGCAATGACTCATATTCTGTTTACAAACGATATGATACTAATAATGTCATGCCATTGAATGATCATTGTAGGATTATGGTAGACAACACATGGGTTGTTCCATATAATCCTTGGTTACTACTGAAATATAATTGCCATATTAATGTTGAAATATGTTGCAGTATCAAGAGTGTAAAGTACTTAtataaatatgtgtataaaggCCCAGATCGTGTCTCTATGGAAGTTAGACCAGACCCAAATTATGATGAGGTCCAACAGTACATTGATGCAAGATGGGTATGTGCTTCAGAGGCATGTTGgaagatattttcttttcctatgtATTGAATGTACCCTGCCGTTTTTCGTTTGCAAATTCATCTTCCAGATAGACAACAGGTACGTTTTAGACCACATGAACCTATTGCTAATGTTTTGGAGCGAAGTAAAAATACAATgctcactaaattttttttatatgaatatgATTGATCATGATGCATGAAATTATCTATATAGAGAGTTCCCTGAGCATTATTGTTGggattataaaaataaaacatggaCACGAAGAAGATCTCATAAAAAAGTAATGGGCAGGATATATACTGTTTCACCATTTGATGGAGAGAAGTTCAATCTGCATGTTCTTCTTAATCATGTCAAGGGGCCAACAGGATTTGATGATTTATTGATTGTGAATGGGATAACATATCCAACTTTTAAGCTAGCAGCTGAACAAAGGGGTTTACTACAGAATGATAACAGCATATGGCAGTGTCTGCTTGAGGCAAGAGACATTCAAATGCCGTCCGCTTTAAGAAGATTGTTTGCAAAAATATTGGTATTTTGTTTACAAATTAGAGTAAGAGAATTGTGGAATGAGTTCTATCCATATGTAGTAGAAGATTACCCATCAACATCTGTTACAACAGAGACACAAATAAACTTCTCAATGATTTAGAGGCATTACTCTTGCAACATGGAAAACATATAACAGAGTATGATTTGCCGATTTCAACTGGAGAATGTGGCAATAATTCAGCTGTACCAAGACTCATACAAGATGAGCTAACTATTCCTAATGTAGATGAAGAACTCACTTTAATTGAGAAGTTGAATAATGACTAGAGAGTTGCATATGAGACAATCATGACAGTTATTGATCGTAAGGAAAGCTTGATATTCTTCATCGATAGGCCAGGGGGAACTGGGAAAACATTTTTGTATCACATAATATTGGCAACCTTGAGAAAAGCCGGTCACAATGCAATTGCCACAGCTACATCTGGCATAGCAGCAACATTACTCCCTAGTGGAAGAACAACGCATTCCAGGTTTAAGATTCCTTTAACTCCCGATGCTTCATCTACTTGCtcaataagtaaacaatcagaCTTAGCTGAACTTATTAGACGTGCCACCATAATTATTTGGGATGAAGCCTCAATGGTAAATCGACGTGCACTCGGATCTTTAGATAGAACATTTAGAGAtatagcctctgagcacgcgttCACGCATGTACTCAgaggctcttttattttttgtgtaaggattaatttagagcatttattataatttagggttactacattttccaatcacaaaaaaaaaaaaaaaaaaaaaaaaaaaaaaaaaaaaaacctaggggtgtgatgagtattatgtgcagtgaaataatttttcatcacacccctaggttttttttgtgattgaaaaatatagtaatcccaaattataataaatgctctaaattaaccgctacccaaaaaatagaagagcctctgagcactaAACCGAATGCTCAtagtattacaaatttaaattgaaaaattaacataaattttaaaaaataagaactcTCTACTCCAATGACTATAGCTCATCACTGACACCCTTCCATCTCTCTCACTACTATTAATGCTAACAACTATGTCGTTGATGATCAACTACAACACTGCCCGAGCTCAACATCTTTGGAGACAATGTTAGCCTCATTTTAAAAATGGGTCACTCACCTgagaaataataagaaaaattttagacGTTTGcaaaccaaatattttttacaaactcCTAGAACACGTATTTAACCACAAAAGCAACAGACTCAACTCACCACATTCCCCAAATTATGAAATgtagaaatataaaagaaaaaaaatgaagaacaattagagaaaatatatatatatatatttaaagcaagaaccAATACcgtaaaattaaaacaaaatagatattaaagagactaaaaaaaatgagaagaggTTGTTCGGTGGGAGGACATTACCAATTACCAAAGTCAAGTAGATGAGCGGATTCGGAATGGCTCTAGATCTAGACTCTAGAGTGGCAATAGAAAAGAAGAATGGCCTAGATCTGCTTTCTCTCCCCACTGGCCAAATCTCTTTTTGGCAGCCTCTTCTTCTCTCCAcgtaaaaacaaaatagatacagaataaaaaagagatgagaagaaagttcaattttttaaataaaaattttattagagaAGAAAGTGCAGTTATTTTGCAGTATAGCTGCATAATAACTGATCAATAGTGGCTAGCGGAGAAAGTGTGAACTGCGAAGAAACTGAAAAGGAACTAATGACAAATGTATTTTACAATTAATTTGGTTTACAATTtgttttaaaaggaaaaaaaaatttgagtttagtAATTGTATAGGTGGAAAACGTAGTTGGCAAATTAAAAGCAATTTTTCAGGAGTGAAACATGGTAAATCTAATCGgttaaaaaaaggggaaaaatgattttgttaattaaaaaagttgaaaacgttcaatcaaaataaaataaaataaaaagtggaaagttatcaaaaaaaaaaaggaaaactaaagtgagagagaaatggGGAAGTGGgagaaaaaactttttttttatttttttaatttatctaaaaattagggttttttaaattactaattttacatGTTTAACCCTATAATTTTAGCCTTAGAAtgaatttgagggtattttgggtATAAAAATTGAGGAATCCAAATAGGaaaagccccttaaatagtagtatagattatGGAAGTAAATTTACCTTTTGGTGGGAAGGTGCTAATTTTGGGTGGAGATTTTCGTCAAGTACTTCTGGTTGTTCCAAAGGGTATAAAGGCAAAAATGATTGATGCATGCATAGTCAAGTCCCCATTATGGAAAGATGTTAAAGTGTTACATTTGAAGCAGAATATGAGGTCTATCAACGATGAAGAGTTTGCTGAGTATATACAACACATTGGTGaatggattgaaccatatataaTGGATGATTTGATTAAACTACCCCTTTCAATGGCAATGCAATGGGAGGGTCAGCTTTCTATATACAACTTGATTGATCAAGTTTTTCCAAGTTTGCAAGAACATGCCAATGATGCAAGGTATATGGTTGATAGGGCTTTGCTAACACCTATAAATGATGTTGTTGAATAGCTTAATGCAAAGATAATTTCACAGTTTTCAAGAGATGAGTTTACGTTATATTCTTTTGATGAGGTTGAAGGAGATACTCAACATCTATATCAACAAGAATTCCTAAATTCTATATCTCCAGGGGGTTTACCACCACATATACTAAGGCTAAAAAAGGTGCTCCAATTATGTTGCTGCGCAATATAGATCCAAAAGCCAGATTATGTAATGGTAAAAGATTGATATGCCGGGGATGTTTTAACAACGTAATTGACGCTGAAATTTTGACTAGACAATATATGGGTATATGCGGTTTTTTTGCCAAGAATTCCTTTGAAGACAACAGAAAATGTACACCtgccacttgtaatgatcagaCGACAATTTCCTATACGTTTGAGCTTTGCACTTACAATAAATAAAGCACAAGGTCAGAAAATTCCAACTGTTGGAATTTATCTTCCTGATCATGTTTTTAGTCATGGCCAATTATATGTGGCGTTGTCAAGGGAAGTCTCCCAATCCACCACAAAACTATTGGTGCAAAAAGGAAGAACACTTGAGGAGGAAGGTGTTCACACAAGAAATATTGTGTATAAAGATGTTTTGTTCcctgtagagagggaaaattcccgacctatcacaagctgacatgtcacattaccaagtccacaaaatatagccaattacaaagcaccatgtattgctgttaggttttgctatcactattcagaagc encodes:
- the LOC126704957 gene encoding uncharacterized protein LOC126704957, yielding MTVIDRKESLIFFIDRPGGTGKTFLYHIILATLRKAGHNAIATATSGIAATLLPSGRTTHSRFKIPLTPDASSTCSISKQSDLAELIRRATIIIWDEASMVLILGGDFRQVLLVVPKGIKAKMIDACIVKSPLWKDVKVLHLKQNMRSINDEEFAEYIQHIGEWIEPYIMDDLIKLPLSMAMQWEGQLSIYNLIDQVFPSLQEHANDARYMVDRALLTPINDVVE